In the Solibacillus sp. FSL K6-1523 genome, one interval contains:
- a CDS encoding FadR/GntR family transcriptional regulator codes for MEQKPTKKMFLQIVKQLRDLIAVQNIQEGEKLPSERVLSEQLNVGRSSVREALRSLELLGLIETRHGDGTYLTSMKQHHLVEIVGSFILQDASSVADVHATREMHEKEAIKIICQSESLRKLPVWESIFVKVELEQPLQREAILRECMIVTENRLAFKIWLQLSAYSNSALVNDVTNEEKPHLQIMLASMQMGYLPEAMEAYEKWIKAMK; via the coding sequence GTGGAGCAAAAGCCTACGAAAAAAATGTTTCTCCAAATTGTGAAGCAGCTACGCGATTTAATTGCTGTGCAAAATATTCAAGAAGGAGAAAAATTACCTTCCGAAAGAGTATTGAGCGAACAGTTAAATGTAGGGAGGTCTTCTGTAAGAGAAGCTTTGCGAAGTCTGGAACTACTTGGATTAATTGAAACAAGGCATGGTGATGGTACTTATTTGACAAGTATGAAGCAACATCATTTAGTAGAAATTGTCGGATCATTTATTTTACAAGATGCAAGCTCTGTTGCTGATGTACATGCAACACGTGAAATGCATGAAAAAGAAGCAATCAAAATTATTTGCCAATCGGAATCATTGAGGAAACTCCCAGTTTGGGAAAGTATTTTTGTAAAAGTTGAATTAGAGCAACCGTTGCAACGTGAAGCGATATTGCGTGAATGTATGATCGTAACGGAAAATAGGCTAGCGTTTAAAATATGGCTACAATTATCGGCATATAGTAATAGTGCATTAGTGAATGATGTGACAAATGAAGAAAAACCACACTTACAAATTATGCTTGCTTCAATGCAAATGGGCTATTTACCCGAGGCGATGGAAGCTTATGAAAAATGGATAAAAGCAATGAAGTAA
- the dnaE gene encoding DNA polymerase III subunit alpha: protein MSIGYPQIRTSADLLKSTIRIEELIPFLQHQEAEACAIVNTKLYGLLPFWHQMKKAGIHPVIGLTLQIEVAENQLLPLVLYAKNDAGYKNLLKISSSIAIRPQNTLPLRWLVAYGKGLALVVPVLEQQANWTRDTHYSTAQKLKEQFADDFFVAISRANGISEDEPFALQWAEKMGATILATHESLFLKREDSFAFEVAQAIDTGQKLSESTQNNEQNESYVLSKSEWEQRFADKSEWLHATRNLLLSCRVTVESNTVHMPKFPVGPDQTAEQLLYDEVKRGLQERLHAEQLPEQYEKRMHYELQVIQTMGYCDYFLIVADFMRFAREQQILTGPGRGSSSSSLIAYALRITQVDPLQYDLLFERFLNPERVSLPDIDIDFLDTRRHEVIQYVVGKYGKQYVAQIITFGTLSAKAVARDVARMFNFDSETLEMISRMIPNKPGITLNEAYAGSEKLRQWIMAEPVHQKWYEAACRLEGLPRNSSTHAAGVVLSPVPLVDVVPIEEGHEGIYLTQWPMNEVEQTGLLKIDFLGLRNLTIIEQIRRSIQFSHQIQLELNNIPLADAATFTLLQHGDTAGIFQLESDGMKNALREIQPTHFLDIVAVNALYRPGPMEFISNYARRKHGQEQVLMPHPALEPILRETYGVIIYQEQIMRIANVMAGFTIGEADLLRRAVSKKKREVLEQQRNAFVQGARNQGFTEQVADEVYALIVRFADYGFPKSHAVAYSIISYQMAYLKANFPVNFYAALLTNATGNADKLAQIMAEAKSRGIEFLPPSINRSVRHFKVESGKIRFSLSAIKGVPQPFLQKLMAIREDKEQAFQDIFDLAISLSAAHFSRKVMEPLIKAGALDEFGKERATLLATVDGAQKQAELVRPNEAASLFANSMFVFGKPKHNEVPPLSEKIILQFEKEVLGLYLSDHPLVKIRPQYPQATTTVQILASLKDNTYVKMIGFVNEIRQLRTKKGEMMAFVQMEDEFGSVSLTLFPKEYELVAGKLVEGTFVAIEGFFEQRFNKQQVKVKQIIII from the coding sequence GTGTCAATTGGTTATCCACAAATACGGACAAGTGCAGATTTATTGAAAAGTACGATTCGTATCGAAGAGCTCATCCCTTTTTTACAACACCAAGAGGCAGAAGCATGTGCAATCGTGAATACGAAATTGTACGGGCTTTTGCCTTTTTGGCATCAAATGAAAAAAGCTGGGATTCATCCTGTCATAGGTTTAACGCTTCAAATTGAAGTGGCGGAAAATCAGTTATTACCGTTAGTCCTCTATGCAAAAAATGATGCAGGTTATAAAAATTTATTGAAAATTTCAAGCAGCATTGCAATCCGTCCTCAAAATACGTTGCCTTTAAGGTGGTTAGTTGCCTACGGAAAAGGACTTGCTCTCGTTGTACCGGTACTCGAACAGCAAGCAAATTGGACTCGTGATACACATTATTCCACGGCTCAAAAGTTAAAAGAACAATTTGCGGACGACTTTTTTGTTGCCATCTCGAGAGCAAATGGAATTTCCGAAGATGAGCCATTTGCATTACAATGGGCGGAAAAAATGGGTGCAACAATACTTGCGACACATGAAAGTTTGTTTTTAAAGCGTGAAGATTCTTTTGCATTTGAAGTCGCACAAGCAATTGATACGGGTCAAAAACTGAGTGAATCGACGCAAAATAACGAACAAAATGAAAGCTATGTGTTATCAAAAAGTGAGTGGGAGCAGCGTTTTGCGGATAAATCAGAGTGGCTTCATGCAACGAGGAACCTATTACTAAGCTGTCGTGTAACGGTGGAAAGTAATACTGTGCATATGCCGAAATTTCCTGTGGGACCAGATCAAACGGCAGAGCAATTATTATATGATGAAGTGAAAAGAGGACTGCAAGAGCGTCTACATGCCGAACAACTTCCGGAACAGTACGAGAAGCGTATGCATTATGAGCTGCAAGTCATTCAAACGATGGGCTATTGTGATTATTTTTTAATCGTAGCAGATTTTATGCGTTTTGCGAGAGAGCAGCAAATACTAACAGGGCCTGGACGTGGATCTTCGTCATCATCACTTATTGCTTATGCACTACGAATTACGCAAGTGGACCCGCTCCAATATGATTTATTATTCGAACGGTTTTTAAATCCTGAGCGCGTCTCCTTACCCGATATTGATATCGATTTTCTCGATACACGTCGCCATGAAGTCATTCAATATGTTGTAGGGAAATACGGAAAGCAATATGTCGCACAAATTATTACGTTCGGTACGCTGTCTGCAAAAGCCGTAGCTAGGGATGTTGCGCGGATGTTTAATTTCGATAGTGAGACGCTTGAAATGATTTCTAGAATGATACCGAATAAACCAGGTATTACGTTAAATGAGGCATATGCGGGGTCCGAGAAGCTAAGACAGTGGATCATGGCTGAGCCGGTCCACCAAAAGTGGTATGAAGCGGCATGTCGCCTAGAAGGTTTACCACGAAATTCCTCAACGCATGCAGCAGGTGTTGTGTTAAGTCCAGTGCCATTAGTCGACGTTGTACCGATAGAAGAAGGACATGAAGGCATTTATTTAACGCAATGGCCAATGAATGAAGTGGAGCAAACGGGCTTATTAAAAATTGACTTTTTAGGCTTACGAAATTTAACGATTATTGAACAAATTCGACGTTCGATTCAATTTTCACATCAAATACAACTAGAATTAAATAATATTCCGTTGGCGGATGCGGCAACTTTTACATTATTACAGCATGGAGATACAGCGGGAATATTCCAGTTAGAATCAGATGGCATGAAAAATGCGTTGCGCGAAATTCAGCCGACTCATTTTTTAGATATCGTGGCTGTCAATGCTTTGTATCGACCAGGTCCTATGGAATTCATCTCGAATTATGCACGTCGGAAGCATGGTCAAGAGCAAGTGCTCATGCCTCATCCCGCACTCGAGCCAATTTTACGTGAAACTTACGGGGTCATTATATACCAAGAGCAAATTATGCGCATCGCCAACGTGATGGCAGGTTTTACAATCGGTGAAGCAGATTTATTGCGCCGCGCAGTGAGTAAGAAAAAACGAGAAGTGCTCGAGCAGCAGCGAAATGCTTTTGTACAAGGAGCCCGCAACCAAGGATTTACCGAGCAAGTGGCAGATGAAGTATATGCATTAATTGTTCGTTTTGCAGACTATGGTTTTCCGAAAAGCCATGCTGTGGCGTACAGTATTATTTCTTATCAAATGGCGTATTTAAAAGCGAATTTCCCTGTAAACTTTTATGCGGCGTTATTAACAAATGCTACAGGAAATGCTGACAAATTAGCTCAAATTATGGCTGAAGCAAAGTCGCGTGGCATTGAATTTTTGCCACCATCAATTAATCGTAGCGTGCGCCATTTTAAAGTGGAAAGCGGGAAAATCCGTTTTAGTCTTTCGGCGATCAAAGGAGTTCCGCAACCATTTTTACAAAAATTAATGGCGATACGAGAGGACAAAGAGCAGGCATTTCAAGATATTTTTGATTTGGCAATTTCATTAAGTGCCGCTCATTTTTCAAGGAAAGTAATGGAGCCTTTAATTAAAGCAGGTGCGTTAGATGAATTTGGAAAGGAGCGAGCGACATTATTAGCGACAGTGGATGGTGCGCAAAAACAAGCAGAACTCGTGCGCCCAAATGAGGCAGCATCGTTATTCGCCAATTCAATGTTTGTATTTGGAAAGCCTAAACATAATGAAGTACCACCACTTTCAGAGAAAATAATATTACAATTTGAAAAAGAAGTACTTGGTTTGTATTTATCAGATCATCCACTTGTCAAAATTCGTCCGCAATATCCGCAAGCGACGACAACGGTGCAAATATTAGCTTCGTTAAAAGATAATACGTATGTAAAAATGATTGGCTTTGTAAATGAAATCCGTCAGTTGCGTACAAAAAAAGGGGAGATGATGGCTTTCGTTCAAATGGAAGATGAGTTCGGTAGCGTGTCATTAACATTATTCCCAAAAGAATATGAGCTCGTTGCTGGAAAGTTAGTCGAAGGAACATTTGTAGCGATTGAAGGTTTTTTCGAACAACGATTTAATAAACAGCAAGTGAAAGTGAAACAAATTATTATAATATAA
- a CDS encoding DHH family phosphoesterase, giving the protein MKRQIIDTIQQYETIIVHRHVRPDPDAYGSQFGLAELIRVNYPNKKVYTVGEHEESLTFLAQPQQVQDETFNGALVLVTDTANTERIDDQRYKTGAFVIKIDHHPNDDAYGDLLWVDTNASSCSEMIYELYEEAKSHANWTMSDEAARLLFAGIVGDTGRFLFPSASEKTFEAAGHLVSYNFNRSELFDAMYEMDRKLLHLQGYMYQNFTMDEHGAAHIKITKEVLKEFDVTPSETSLLVGSLGNVKGICAWVIFIEENDTIRVRLRSKGPVINTLAKKYKGGGHPLASGATAYSWEEAYQVIEELKGICKNHS; this is encoded by the coding sequence GTGAAACGACAAATCATCGACACAATTCAGCAATACGAAACAATTATTGTACATCGCCATGTACGTCCAGATCCAGATGCATATGGGTCACAGTTTGGCTTAGCAGAGCTTATTCGAGTAAATTATCCAAATAAAAAAGTTTATACCGTTGGAGAGCATGAGGAGTCGCTTACATTTTTAGCGCAGCCACAGCAAGTCCAAGACGAAACATTTAATGGGGCGCTAGTTTTAGTAACAGATACTGCTAATACGGAGCGTATCGATGATCAGCGCTATAAAACGGGCGCATTTGTTATTAAAATTGATCACCATCCAAATGACGATGCTTACGGAGACTTGCTTTGGGTAGATACGAATGCAAGTTCTTGTAGTGAGATGATTTATGAATTGTATGAGGAAGCGAAAAGTCATGCCAATTGGACGATGTCAGATGAGGCAGCACGTTTACTATTCGCAGGAATTGTAGGAGATACGGGGCGCTTTTTATTCCCAAGCGCAAGTGAAAAAACATTCGAAGCAGCAGGTCATCTCGTTTCGTATAATTTCAACCGAAGTGAATTATTTGATGCGATGTACGAAATGGATCGTAAATTACTGCATTTACAAGGGTATATGTATCAAAACTTTACAATGGATGAACATGGCGCGGCCCATATTAAAATTACAAAAGAAGTTTTAAAAGAATTTGATGTTACCCCTTCTGAAACGTCATTATTAGTAGGTTCTTTAGGTAATGTAAAAGGCATTTGTGCATGGGTTATCTTTATTGAAGAAAATGATACAATTCGTGTGCGATTACGTTCAAAAGGACCGGTTATTAATACGTTAGCGAAAAAATATAAAGGTGGTGGACATCCATTAGCATCGGGTGCCACAGCTTATTCTTGGGAAGAAGCGTACCAAGTGATTGAAGAGTTAAAAGGAATTTGTAAAAATCATTCATAA
- a CDS encoding YtpI family protein has translation MIYLNFIFVAAIVISFVFYFYFKTKQFRATLPIRKKWYTAKAGVALGIFLIFFSCNAIILYPDVIGFIVAAIFAVIGIGLSVNNFKRMRHEGKYVLEEYELNKF, from the coding sequence ATGATTTATTTAAACTTTATTTTTGTCGCAGCTATTGTTATTTCATTCGTTTTTTACTTTTATTTTAAAACGAAACAATTCCGCGCTACTTTACCAATTCGCAAAAAGTGGTATACAGCAAAAGCTGGTGTTGCATTAGGTATATTTCTTATTTTCTTTAGTTGTAATGCCATCATTCTTTACCCTGATGTAATCGGCTTTATTGTAGCGGCTATTTTTGCCGTTATTGGTATTGGACTTAGTGTGAATAACTTTAAACGTATGCGTCACGAAGGTAAATATGTACTTGAAGAATACGAACTGAATAAATTCTGA
- a CDS encoding DRTGG domain-containing protein has protein sequence MSTKHEKILQYIESLPVGDKISVRQIAKEMQVSEGTAYRAIKEAENRRLVSSIERVGTIRIEKKKKENIERLTFAEIVNIIDGQVLGGKTGLHKTLTKFVIGAMKLDDMMRYTDAGSLLIVGNRTQAHEYALKTGAAVLITGGFDTTDENKLLADELDLPIISTSYDTFTVATMINRAIYDQLIKKDILLIEDIYVPMEDTAVLRNTHLIADYHKQNMRTTHGAFPVVTAQNKLVGMITSKDVIGRDESEAIDKVMTKNPIAASMKTSVATAGHRMIWEGIDLLPIINEDGLLQGVITRQDVLKALQLAQRQPHHGETIDDLVKNEMRVLGDEDLVVEFKVTPQMTNQFGAISYGAFTTLLAEVGSFALKRRKRGDAVAENMTIYFIKPVQMESILTVRPQILDMSRKFVKMDFEVFNGSLLVGKALMMFQLLER, from the coding sequence TTGTCAACAAAACACGAAAAAATACTACAATATATCGAATCATTACCAGTTGGCGATAAAATTTCAGTACGCCAAATTGCAAAGGAAATGCAAGTAAGTGAAGGGACAGCTTACCGTGCGATCAAGGAAGCCGAAAATCGCCGTTTAGTAAGCTCGATTGAACGAGTAGGTACAATTCGTATTGAGAAGAAAAAGAAAGAAAATATTGAACGCCTAACATTTGCAGAAATCGTCAATATTATAGATGGACAAGTATTAGGTGGCAAAACAGGTTTACACAAAACATTAACAAAGTTCGTCATTGGTGCTATGAAACTCGATGATATGATGCGCTACACTGATGCAGGTAGTTTACTTATTGTTGGAAACCGTACACAAGCACATGAATACGCATTGAAAACGGGCGCAGCTGTATTAATAACAGGTGGCTTTGATACAACCGATGAGAATAAATTACTTGCAGATGAATTGGATTTACCGATCATCTCAACGAGCTATGATACATTTACGGTGGCAACAATGATTAACCGTGCCATTTATGACCAATTAATTAAAAAGGATATTTTGTTAATTGAAGATATTTATGTTCCGATGGAAGATACAGCGGTGCTACGTAATACGCATTTAATTGCGGATTATCATAAACAAAATATGCGTACAACACATGGGGCGTTCCCGGTTGTCACTGCTCAAAATAAGCTAGTCGGAATGATTACAAGTAAAGATGTCATCGGACGTGATGAATCGGAAGCGATTGATAAAGTCATGACGAAAAATCCAATTGCTGCTTCGATGAAAACAAGTGTTGCAACTGCAGGGCATCGCATGATTTGGGAGGGTATTGATTTACTTCCGATTATTAATGAAGATGGTTTATTGCAAGGTGTTATTACCCGTCAAGATGTTTTGAAAGCGCTGCAATTAGCACAACGTCAACCGCATCATGGTGAAACAATTGATGATTTAGTGAAAAATGAGATGCGTGTGTTAGGTGATGAGGATCTAGTAGTGGAGTTTAAAGTGACACCGCAAATGACCAACCAGTTTGGGGCGATTTCTTACGGTGCTTTTACAACATTGCTAGCTGAAGTAGGCTCATTTGCATTAAAACGCCGTAAACGTGGGGATGCCGTGGCAGAAAATATGACCATTTATTTCATTAAGCCAGTGCAAATGGAGAGCATATTAACTGTTCGCCCACAAATTTTAGATATGAGTCGTAAGTTTGTAAAAATGGACTTTGAAGTATTTAATGGCTCGCTTTTAGTAGGAAAAGCATTAATGATGTTCCAGTTATTAGAGAGATAA
- a CDS encoding metal-dependent hydrolase, giving the protein MRISFHGHSVVKIQTNKQTILIDPFINGNGQTDLQVEKENPDVILLTHGHNDHVGDTVELAKKNDALVVAPNELANYLGWQGCRVHNMHIGGAHVFDFGKVKYTQAFHGSSYVTENNEMIYTGMPGGILFTAEDITIYHAGDTALFGDMELIGKRHPIDVAFLPIGDNFTMGPEDAAYAVSLLKPKIVVPIHYNTFPPIVQDPNDFAKLVEDADVQVLKVGEEVNFE; this is encoded by the coding sequence ATGCGAATTTCATTTCATGGACATTCAGTTGTAAAAATACAAACGAATAAACAAACGATCTTAATTGATCCATTTATTAATGGGAATGGTCAAACAGATTTACAAGTTGAAAAGGAGAATCCCGATGTTATTTTATTAACACATGGGCATAATGATCATGTTGGGGATACGGTGGAACTTGCGAAGAAAAATGATGCACTTGTTGTAGCACCGAATGAATTAGCGAATTATTTAGGTTGGCAAGGGTGTCGTGTACACAATATGCATATTGGCGGTGCGCATGTATTTGATTTTGGTAAGGTGAAATATACGCAAGCTTTTCATGGGTCATCTTATGTAACCGAAAACAATGAAATGATTTATACGGGTATGCCTGGAGGGATTTTATTTACGGCGGAGGATATTACGATCTATCATGCAGGAGACACGGCGTTATTTGGGGATATGGAGCTGATTGGCAAACGTCATCCAATCGACGTAGCATTTTTACCAATTGGGGATAACTTTACGATGGGACCTGAGGATGCGGCATATGCAGTGTCGTTATTAAAGCCGAAAATCGTTGTACCAATTCATTACAATACATTCCCACCAATTGTTCAAGATCCAAATGATTTTGCAAAATTAGTAGAAGATGCAGACGTTCAAGTTTTAAAAGTTGGTGAAGAAGTAAACTTTGAATAG
- a CDS encoding M24 family metallopeptidase, whose amino-acid sequence MSKLQQLQNYLFENNLEAAFITTPDNVFYFSGFKSNPHERLLGIMVFKQEQPFLICPKMEVPDAKAAGWAYDVVGHEDTEIAWDVLAKTVASKNVQLSSLAIEKAHLTVERLEALQERYPAAQFAGIDTKVNAMRIQKDEDELAKLRKAAELADYAIQVGCDAIAEGKTEMDILNTIESAIKAKGYSMSFDTMVLAGEKAASPHGTPGDRKVQKGDFILFDLGVVYEGYCSDITRTVAFGQPNEEQVKIYNAVRKANEDAIAAVKPGVIAMDLDKIARNVITEAGYGQYFTHRLGHGLGISVHEFPSITGTNEMVLNPGTVFTIEPGIYKTDVAGVRIEDDVVVTADGVEILTKFTKDLVIL is encoded by the coding sequence ATGTCAAAACTACAACAATTACAAAATTATCTGTTTGAAAACAATTTAGAAGCTGCCTTCATTACAACACCGGACAATGTTTTTTATTTTTCGGGTTTCAAAAGCAATCCACATGAACGTTTATTAGGAATTATGGTATTTAAACAGGAGCAACCTTTTTTAATCTGTCCGAAGATGGAAGTGCCTGATGCGAAAGCTGCGGGCTGGGCATATGATGTCGTCGGTCATGAAGATACGGAAATCGCTTGGGATGTATTAGCGAAAACAGTTGCTTCAAAAAATGTTCAGCTATCTTCACTTGCCATTGAAAAAGCACATCTTACGGTTGAACGTTTAGAAGCGTTACAAGAGCGTTATCCAGCAGCTCAATTTGCGGGTATTGATACAAAAGTTAATGCAATGCGTATCCAAAAGGATGAAGATGAATTGGCAAAACTGCGTAAAGCTGCAGAACTGGCGGACTACGCTATTCAAGTCGGCTGTGATGCGATTGCTGAAGGCAAAACGGAAATGGACATTTTAAATACGATTGAATCTGCTATTAAAGCAAAAGGGTATTCGATGAGTTTCGATACAATGGTGCTCGCAGGTGAAAAAGCAGCTTCTCCACATGGGACACCTGGAGATCGAAAAGTTCAAAAAGGGGACTTTATTTTATTTGATTTAGGCGTTGTTTATGAAGGGTATTGCTCTGATATTACGCGTACTGTGGCGTTCGGTCAGCCGAATGAAGAACAAGTAAAAATTTATAATGCTGTTCGCAAAGCAAATGAAGATGCGATTGCTGCTGTAAAACCAGGTGTAATTGCGATGGATTTAGATAAAATTGCGCGTAATGTCATTACAGAAGCAGGCTACGGACAATATTTCACGCACCGTCTTGGACATGGACTTGGCATCTCGGTTCATGAATTCCCGTCCATTACAGGGACAAACGAAATGGTTTTAAATCCGGGTACTGTATTTACAATTGAACCAGGAATTTATAAAACGGACGTTGCGGGCGTTCGCATCGAGGATGATGTGGTCGTTACAGCGGATGGCGTAGAAATTTTAACGAAATTCACAAAAGATTTAGTCATTTTATAA
- the ald gene encoding alanine dehydrogenase — protein MKIGVPKEIKNNENRVAMTPAGVLSLVTSGHEVVIEKGAGLGSAFTDADYLLAGAKIVDSAEEAWSAEMVLKVKEPVESEYGYFREGLILFTYLHLATELALTKALNDKKVVGIAYETVQLPNRSLPLLTPMSEVAGKMATQIGAQYLEKLPGGKGILLGGVSGVQRGKVTVIGGGIAGTNAAKIAVGMGADVTIIDLSPERLRQLEDIFGRNAQTLISNPYNIAQAVKEADLVVGSVLIPGAKAPKLVTEDMIRSMSPGSVVVDIAIDQGGCFETSEKVTTHDKPTFVKHGVVHYTVANMPGAVPRTSTVALTNNTVPYALQIANKGYVKACLDNPALKLGLNTLEGHVVYEAVANAQGVPCVSVDDLLGVSSGLTN, from the coding sequence ATGAAAATAGGGGTACCGAAAGAAATTAAAAATAATGAAAATCGAGTGGCAATGACGCCAGCTGGTGTTTTATCACTTGTAACGTCTGGACATGAAGTGGTAATAGAAAAAGGAGCAGGTTTAGGTTCTGCGTTTACTGATGCAGATTATCTTTTAGCGGGGGCAAAAATCGTTGATAGTGCAGAAGAGGCTTGGTCTGCCGAAATGGTTTTAAAAGTGAAGGAACCGGTTGAAAGTGAGTATGGCTATTTCCGCGAAGGGTTAATTTTATTTACGTATTTACACTTAGCAACCGAGCTAGCATTAACAAAAGCATTGAACGACAAAAAAGTAGTAGGCATTGCATATGAAACGGTACAATTGCCGAACCGTTCATTACCATTATTAACGCCGATGAGTGAAGTTGCAGGTAAAATGGCAACGCAAATCGGTGCACAATATTTAGAAAAGCTACCAGGTGGAAAAGGGATTTTATTAGGTGGTGTATCAGGCGTTCAGCGTGGAAAAGTAACGGTGATTGGGGGAGGAATTGCTGGTACGAACGCAGCTAAAATTGCTGTTGGCATGGGAGCAGACGTGACAATTATTGATTTAAGCCCTGAGCGATTACGTCAGTTAGAGGACATCTTTGGACGAAATGCACAAACATTAATTTCAAACCCGTATAATATTGCACAGGCTGTGAAAGAAGCCGATTTAGTTGTAGGGTCTGTATTAATTCCAGGAGCAAAGGCACCAAAGCTTGTGACAGAGGACATGATTCGTTCGATGTCACCTGGTTCAGTTGTTGTAGATATTGCCATTGATCAAGGAGGCTGCTTCGAAACATCTGAAAAAGTAACAACACATGACAAACCAACATTCGTGAAGCATGGTGTCGTACATTATACAGTTGCAAATATGCCAGGTGCAGTTCCACGTACGTCAACGGTTGCATTAACAAATAATACCGTTCCATATGCATTACAAATTGCTAACAAAGGCTATGTGAAAGCATGTTTAGACAACCCAGCTTTAAAACTAGGTCTGAATACATTAGAAGGTCATGTAGTGTATGAGGCAGTGGCCAATGCACAAGGTGTACCATGTGTTTCAGTAGATGATCTATTAGGTGTTTCATCTGGTTTAACGAATTAA
- a CDS encoding universal stress protein: MANHYKSIVVAVDGSKEAEYAFRKSIDVAKRNEGATINLVNVIDTRSFAAIEAYDRTIAERAQEHSEELLNGYKKQAEEAGVANVNLVIEYGSPKNIITKELSKVVEADLIICGATGLNAVERFLIGSVSEAIVRSAHCDVLVIRTPE; this comes from the coding sequence ATGGCTAATCATTATAAAAGTATTGTAGTTGCAGTAGACGGTTCTAAAGAAGCAGAATATGCATTCCGTAAATCAATTGACGTTGCAAAACGTAATGAAGGTGCAACAATCAATCTTGTAAATGTTATTGACACACGTTCATTCGCTGCAATTGAAGCATATGACCGCACAATCGCTGAGCGCGCACAAGAGCACTCAGAAGAATTACTAAACGGTTACAAAAAGCAAGCTGAAGAAGCTGGCGTTGCAAACGTTAACTTAGTAATCGAGTACGGTTCTCCAAAAAACATCATCACAAAAGAGCTTTCTAAAGTAGTAGAAGCAGATTTAATTATTTGTGGTGCAACAGGTTTAAATGCTGTTGAGCGTTTCTTAATCGGCTCTGTTTCAGAAGCGATTGTACGTTCTGCACACTGTGATGTATTAGTTATTCGTACACCAGAGTGA
- a CDS encoding class I SAM-dependent methyltransferase: MDKFEQIFGFLNGHADEIVKEQDIEYLDALLQTLEDTLDGKFDWQVEGATNEDMRKAIQIAILKGMRKSAQPNHQMTPDTLGLLVSHFVEQCFEEELKNGPITVLDPALGTGNLLYTVMNAMEGKIQATGVEVDELLIRLAAATGDLVEQPVTLFRQDSLEKLLVDPADAVICDLPVGYYPNEEVALDYELCATEGMSYAHHLFIEQSLNHTKEGGYAFFLIPTNLFESEQAKQLHKFIKGHAWIQAVIQLPENLFSSRAHEKSILILQKQSSSLKAPREVLLAKVPNMSNKQALAMFFEKVRMWKEGK; this comes from the coding sequence ATGGATAAATTTGAACAAATTTTTGGATTTTTAAATGGGCATGCAGATGAAATTGTGAAAGAGCAAGATATAGAGTATTTAGATGCCCTTTTACAAACATTAGAGGATACATTAGATGGCAAATTTGATTGGCAAGTCGAAGGTGCGACGAACGAAGATATGCGAAAAGCAATTCAAATTGCCATTTTAAAAGGAATGCGTAAAAGTGCACAGCCTAATCATCAAATGACACCTGATACACTTGGGTTACTCGTAAGTCATTTTGTTGAACAGTGCTTTGAAGAAGAATTAAAAAATGGTCCGATAACCGTTTTAGATCCGGCATTAGGAACAGGTAATTTATTGTATACAGTAATGAATGCAATGGAAGGTAAAATTCAAGCAACAGGTGTAGAGGTTGATGAGTTACTTATTCGTTTAGCAGCGGCAACAGGAGATTTAGTTGAGCAACCTGTCACATTATTCCGCCAAGATTCATTAGAAAAATTATTAGTAGATCCAGCCGATGCGGTTATTTGCGATTTACCTGTAGGGTATTATCCGAATGAAGAGGTTGCGTTAGATTATGAGCTATGCGCAACGGAAGGTATGAGCTATGCGCATCATTTGTTCATTGAGCAATCGTTGAACCATACAAAAGAGGGCGGCTATGCGTTCTTCTTAATTCCTACAAACTTATTTGAGTCGGAGCAAGCGAAGCAATTGCACAAATTTATTAAAGGGCATGCTTGGATCCAGGCTGTTATTCAATTGCCTGAAAACCTATTCTCTTCACGTGCTCATGAGAAAAGCATTTTAATTTTACAAAAACAAAGTTCTTCACTAAAAGCACCACGCGAAGTATTACTTGCAAAGGTGCCGAATATGTCGAATAAACAGGCACTTGCCATGTTCTTTGAAAAAGTGCGTATGTGGAAAGAAGGAAAATAA